One window of the Allorhizobium ampelinum S4 genome contains the following:
- a CDS encoding flagellar basal body rod protein FlgC, with amino-acid sequence MSISGVLNSATSGMLAQQTRLTNIASNIANADTPGYQRLNTTLSASGSGVAATTTRSTDAPATQDTSNVDPLREITDMIGAENGLAANAKVFETGADMWDMLMSVKRD; translated from the coding sequence ATGAGCATTTCCGGTGTTTTGAACAGTGCAACATCAGGTATGTTGGCCCAGCAGACGCGGCTGACCAATATTGCCAGCAATATCGCCAATGCCGATACGCCCGGATATCAACGGCTGAACACCACTCTTTCGGCCAGCGGCTCAGGCGTTGCAGCAACCACAACCCGCTCCACGGACGCGCCTGCGACGCAAGACACCTCCAATGTCGATCCCTTACGTGAGATCACCGACATGATCGGCGCCGAAAACGGTCTCGCTGCCAATGCGAAAGTGTTCGAGACCGGCGCCGATATGTGGGACATGCTGATGAGCGTCAAACGCGACTAG
- a CDS encoding DUF1883 domain-containing protein produces the protein MTKPSFRFTHYDLKELRAGTILEVQLNAINNVRLMTASNFQRFKEGLDYKFAGGVAKKAPVKIVVPEQAHWHLIVDMEGHHGLAESSVKMVAPPVKSKKAS, from the coding sequence ATGACCAAACCGAGCTTTCGGTTCACCCATTACGATCTGAAGGAATTGCGGGCGGGCACCATTCTGGAAGTCCAGTTGAATGCCATCAACAACGTCCGACTGATGACCGCCAGCAATTTCCAGCGTTTCAAGGAAGGGCTGGATTACAAATTTGCCGGCGGTGTCGCCAAGAAGGCCCCGGTCAAAATCGTCGTTCCCGAGCAAGCTCATTGGCATCTGATCGTCGATATGGAGGGCCATCATGGCCTGGCGGAATCCTCGGTGAAGATGGTCGCCCCGCCAGTGAAATCCAAAAAGGCGAGCTGA
- a CDS encoding YeiH family protein has product MKMRLFRPVVSLAPGIALSSAVALGGYALAFTVQRVTGRMPVDALVWCILLGTLVKSLFILPQVVNKGIHLCAKTVLELAIVLLGASVSISQIAGSGFTLIAWVIAVVCCGLVSSYVIGRVIGLPHPLALLVACGNSICGNSAIMAAAPVIGADADEVASSIAFTAVLGILVVLLLPLVAFQAGLDPRHYGILAGMTVYAVPQVLAATASFGLVSLQIGTLVKLIRVMMLGPVLLGLGMSARGMGMGSGLENERKIGFAQLAPWFIVGFLALMVARSMDVPPHGLLEPSQHLSGFLTTLSMAALGLQVDLRSLLASGGRVLAAGSLSILALGAIALTAIHFMV; this is encoded by the coding sequence CTGAAAATGCGCCTGTTTCGCCCCGTTGTTTCGCTCGCGCCTGGGATTGCCCTGTCCAGTGCTGTCGCTTTGGGAGGCTATGCTCTCGCCTTTACGGTTCAGCGTGTCACAGGGCGGATGCCTGTGGATGCCCTGGTCTGGTGCATTTTACTCGGCACCTTGGTCAAAAGCCTGTTTATCCTGCCGCAGGTCGTGAACAAAGGCATTCACCTCTGCGCGAAAACCGTGCTGGAACTTGCCATTGTTCTTTTGGGCGCATCGGTCAGCATTAGTCAGATCGCCGGGAGCGGGTTCACCCTGATAGCCTGGGTCATTGCCGTGGTCTGTTGCGGCTTGGTCAGCAGTTATGTGATTGGGCGTGTTATCGGATTGCCGCATCCGCTGGCTTTGCTGGTTGCCTGCGGCAATTCCATTTGCGGAAATTCGGCGATCATGGCGGCAGCCCCGGTGATTGGCGCTGATGCCGACGAGGTGGCGTCGTCCATTGCCTTTACTGCGGTGCTTGGCATTCTTGTTGTGCTTCTGCTGCCGCTGGTGGCTTTTCAAGCCGGTTTGGACCCGCGCCACTACGGAATTCTGGCCGGCATGACGGTCTATGCCGTTCCGCAAGTGCTTGCGGCCACAGCGTCCTTCGGGCTGGTCAGCCTGCAGATCGGTACGCTGGTCAAGCTGATCCGGGTGATGATGCTGGGGCCAGTCCTGCTCGGACTGGGGATGAGTGCCAGAGGTATGGGAATGGGGTCCGGGCTTGAAAATGAGCGTAAGATCGGCTTTGCGCAACTGGCGCCCTGGTTTATCGTCGGCTTTCTGGCCTTGATGGTTGCGCGATCCATGGATGTCCCGCCGCATGGTCTGTTGGAGCCTTCGCAGCATCTGTCGGGATTTCTCACCACCCTGTCCATGGCGGCGCTTGGTCTCCAGGTCGATCTGCGCAGCCTGCTTGCGTCGGGGGGCAGGGTACTGGCGGCGGGCAGCCTCTCGATCCTCGCTCTGGGGGCGATTGCGCTGACGGCCATTCATTTCATGGTATAG
- a CDS encoding LysR family transcriptional regulator translates to MQNYFTIEITVTLEQLTIFLAVAERQHVTRAAEAIGLTPSAVSAAIRALEINHDVLLFDRVGRGIELTQAGRIFIDEARATVDAANHAALVLAELGGLSRGKLTIHASQTVASHWLPRKMMQFHALHPDIELALTIGNSASVADAVETGRAELGFVEAEIPSETLTHLVVAEDEMVIVVPCGHPLADPAVDMPAAILATPWILREHGSGTRAYFEQALKAMEIEPSSLTVALTFPSNEAVLSALGAGGCASALSRSAVQALVASGALQIAPIPLPARHFTALRHRERRISGAARAFLQGATDCN, encoded by the coding sequence ATGCAGAATTATTTCACAATCGAGATCACCGTGACACTTGAGCAATTGACCATTTTCCTTGCCGTTGCCGAGCGTCAGCATGTCACACGGGCGGCAGAGGCAATCGGCCTGACGCCGTCTGCCGTCAGCGCGGCTATCCGCGCCTTGGAGATCAATCACGATGTCCTGCTGTTCGACCGGGTTGGACGGGGTATAGAACTTACCCAGGCAGGCCGGATCTTCATCGATGAGGCCCGCGCAACGGTTGATGCCGCGAATCATGCAGCATTGGTTCTGGCCGAACTCGGCGGGTTGAGCCGGGGCAAGCTGACCATCCATGCCAGCCAGACGGTGGCCAGCCATTGGCTGCCACGCAAAATGATGCAGTTTCACGCCCTCCATCCGGATATCGAACTGGCGCTGACCATTGGCAATTCCGCCTCGGTCGCTGACGCCGTCGAGACGGGCAGAGCGGAACTGGGCTTTGTCGAGGCCGAAATACCCTCGGAGACATTGACGCACCTGGTGGTCGCAGAAGACGAAATGGTCATCGTCGTCCCATGTGGCCATCCGCTGGCAGATCCAGCCGTGGATATGCCAGCGGCGATTCTGGCCACGCCCTGGATTTTGCGGGAGCATGGTTCCGGTACGCGCGCCTATTTCGAGCAGGCATTGAAGGCGATGGAGATAGAACCGTCGTCGCTGACCGTGGCCTTGACCTTTCCATCCAATGAAGCGGTTCTATCGGCGCTTGGAGCGGGCGGCTGCGCCAGCGCGCTGTCTCGGTCGGCAGTGCAAGCGCTTGTGGCAAGCGGCGCATTGCAGATTGCCCCGATCCCACTTCCGGCTCGACATTTCACCGCCCTACGCCACCGTGAGAGGCGCATCAGTGGCGCGGCCCGTGCCTTCCTGCAAGGAGCCACTGACTGCAATTGA
- the map gene encoding type I methionyl aminopeptidase — MVNYIDAATAPLKNTGAIRLYGADAFEAMRKACQVTARCLDALAPMVKPGVTTNEIDRFVFDFGMDNGVLPATLNYRGYRHSVCTSINHVVCHGIPDEKPLREGDIVNIDVTYVVDGWHGDSSRMYPVGEIKRAAERLLEVTHECLMRGIEAVRPGARTGAIGAAIQSFAEAQRCSVVRDFCGHGVGQLFHDSPNILHYGRPDEGPEIREGMIFTIEPMINLGKPHVKVLADGWTAVTRDRSLTAQYEHTVGVTSSGCEIFTLSPAGLDRPGLPPLQG, encoded by the coding sequence ATGGTAAATTACATCGACGCGGCAACCGCGCCGCTTAAAAACACCGGTGCGATCCGTCTCTATGGCGCGGATGCGTTCGAAGCGATGCGCAAGGCCTGCCAGGTCACAGCCCGCTGCCTGGACGCCTTGGCCCCGATGGTAAAGCCCGGCGTTACCACCAATGAAATCGACAGGTTTGTCTTCGATTTTGGCATGGACAACGGCGTTCTGCCTGCAACCCTGAATTATCGCGGCTACCGGCACTCGGTCTGCACCTCGATCAACCATGTTGTCTGCCACGGTATTCCCGATGAAAAACCGTTGCGCGAAGGCGATATCGTCAATATCGACGTGACCTATGTGGTGGATGGCTGGCATGGCGATTCCAGCCGGATGTATCCGGTCGGCGAAATCAAGCGCGCCGCCGAACGTCTGCTCGAAGTCACCCATGAATGCCTGATGCGTGGCATAGAGGCCGTCAGGCCGGGAGCGCGCACGGGCGCGATCGGTGCAGCCATCCAAAGCTTTGCCGAGGCGCAGCGCTGTTCCGTGGTGCGTGATTTCTGCGGCCACGGCGTTGGCCAACTGTTTCACGACAGCCCAAATATCCTGCATTATGGCCGGCCCGACGAAGGCCCGGAAATACGCGAGGGCATGATCTTCACCATCGAGCCGATGATCAATCTGGGCAAGCCGCATGTGAAGGTATTGGCCGATGGCTGGACGGCGGTGACCCGCGACCGGTCGTTGACAGCGCAGTATGAACATACCGTCGGCGTTACCTCGTCCGGCTGCGAAATCTTCACACTGTCGCCTGCCGGGCTTGACCGTCCGGGCCTGCCTCCCTTGCAAGGCTGA
- a CDS encoding PHA/PHB synthase family protein — translation MGFDPSLIDPYIVKDPEALAVNLAKALENLGKAASSWIAPREKTGLVDPVAEPAVELVKTLSGVAEYWMTDPQRSLEAQTHLMTSLFGVWMKSLSRLSMPAQTPPPPEPIKDKRFADADWQRNPFFDFLRQAYLVLSDWAEKLVENTQGMDEHARHKALFYVRQMTAALSPVNFVMTNPQLYRETVATSGANLVKGMKMFAEDMAAGQGELRMRQTDTSKFALGTNMALTPGKVVAQSDVCEVIQYEPATDKVLKRPLLICPPWINKFYILDLNPEKSFIKYCVDQGHTVFVISWVNPDQRHADKDWLSYIREGVDFALDTVEKATGEKKVNAIGYCVGGTLLSAAMALHAKEGNSRIASATLFTTQVDFTHAGDLKVFVDEEQVSGLEEKMRQKGYLDGSKMASAFNMLRSSELIWPYFVNNYLKGQDPTAFDLLYWNADSTRMAAANHSFYLRNCYLENNLARGKMQLDGKTLSLKDVKIPIYNLATKEDHIAPAKSVFVGSACFGGPVTYVMSGSGHIAGVVNPPDKRKYQFWTNGKPEGTFEDWVAGAEETAGSWWPHWQKWIEGLDKRRVAARKPGGTALNAIGDAPGAYVLERV, via the coding sequence ATGGGTTTCGACCCTTCCCTGATCGATCCCTATATCGTCAAGGACCCCGAAGCGCTGGCCGTCAATCTTGCCAAGGCGCTTGAAAACCTCGGCAAGGCGGCCTCCTCCTGGATCGCACCGCGTGAAAAGACTGGTCTTGTCGACCCTGTGGCGGAACCCGCCGTCGAATTGGTCAAGACCCTGTCAGGTGTGGCTGAATACTGGATGACCGATCCGCAGCGCAGCCTGGAGGCGCAGACTCATCTGATGACCTCCCTGTTCGGCGTCTGGATGAAGAGCCTGAGCCGCCTTTCCATGCCAGCCCAAACACCTCCACCGCCCGAACCGATCAAGGACAAGCGATTCGCGGATGCCGACTGGCAGCGCAATCCGTTCTTCGATTTTTTGCGCCAGGCCTATCTGGTCTTGTCCGACTGGGCTGAGAAACTGGTGGAAAATACGCAAGGCATGGATGAGCATGCGCGCCATAAGGCGCTGTTCTACGTCCGGCAGATGACGGCGGCGCTGTCGCCGGTCAATTTCGTCATGACCAATCCGCAGCTTTACCGCGAGACGGTCGCCACCAGCGGCGCCAATCTGGTCAAGGGCATGAAAATGTTTGCCGAGGACATGGCCGCCGGTCAGGGTGAATTGCGGATGCGCCAGACCGACACCAGCAAATTCGCGCTGGGCACCAATATGGCGCTGACGCCGGGCAAGGTCGTCGCCCAGAGCGATGTCTGCGAGGTCATTCAATATGAACCCGCCACCGACAAGGTGCTGAAGCGGCCCCTGCTGATCTGCCCGCCCTGGATCAATAAATTCTATATTCTCGATCTCAACCCCGAAAAGAGCTTCATCAAATATTGCGTCGACCAGGGCCACACCGTCTTTGTGATTTCCTGGGTCAATCCCGATCAACGCCATGCGGACAAGGACTGGCTGTCCTATATTCGCGAAGGCGTGGATTTTGCCCTCGACACCGTTGAGAAAGCCACTGGCGAAAAGAAGGTCAATGCCATCGGTTATTGCGTTGGCGGCACTCTGCTGTCTGCCGCCATGGCGTTGCATGCCAAGGAAGGCAATAGCCGTATTGCCAGCGCCACATTGTTCACCACCCAGGTGGATTTCACCCATGCAGGCGACCTGAAAGTCTTCGTGGACGAGGAACAGGTGAGCGGGCTGGAAGAAAAGATGCGGCAGAAGGGCTATCTGGACGGCTCGAAAATGGCGTCCGCCTTCAACATGCTGCGCTCCTCCGAGCTGATCTGGCCCTATTTCGTCAACAATTACCTGAAGGGTCAGGACCCGACCGCCTTCGATCTCTTGTACTGGAATGCCGATTCGACCCGGATGGCGGCGGCCAATCACTCGTTTTATCTGCGCAATTGCTATCTGGAAAACAATCTGGCGCGCGGCAAGATGCAGTTGGATGGCAAGACCCTGTCGCTGAAGGACGTGAAAATCCCGATCTACAATCTCGCCACCAAGGAAGACCATATTGCCCCGGCGAAATCGGTGTTTGTCGGATCGGCCTGCTTTGGCGGTCCCGTCACCTATGTGATGAGTGGGTCCGGCCATATCGCCGGTGTGGTCAATCCGCCCGACAAGCGTAAGTACCAGTTCTGGACCAATGGCAAGCCGGAGGGCACCTTCGAGGATTGGGTTGCCGGTGCCGAGGAAACCGCCGGTTCCTGGTGGCCGCATTGGCAGAAATGGATCGAAGGATTGGACAAACGCCGCGTGGCGGCCCGTAAACCGGGCGGCACGGCGCTGAATGCCATAGGGGATGCGCCGGGCGCTTACGTGCTGGAGCGTGTCTAA
- a CDS encoding LysE family translocator, which produces MLIILLLKGVLLGIAVAAPIGPIGTLCINRTMERGFWHGVSAGLGAAIGDMVFAIAAAAGFAAMQDLLAEISLPLKLVGGTLILLIGIRMLAARPPRPAAQIKASDFIRTTMSTFGLTITNPATIFGFAALFAGAGLADTGEVSPFFLVAGVFLGSLIWWFALCGAVVWLKSRLPDHFTIWVQRGSAVLLIGFGLISLGLAARQYWGG; this is translated from the coding sequence ATGCTGATTATCCTGCTGCTCAAGGGCGTGTTGCTCGGTATTGCCGTGGCCGCACCGATTGGGCCAATCGGCACGCTCTGTATCAACCGCACCATGGAGCGTGGTTTCTGGCATGGGGTGTCAGCCGGGCTTGGAGCTGCCATCGGCGACATGGTCTTCGCCATTGCTGCCGCAGCGGGCTTTGCCGCCATGCAGGATCTGCTGGCTGAAATATCACTGCCGCTAAAACTGGTCGGTGGCACGCTGATTTTGCTGATCGGTATCCGCATGCTTGCAGCGCGGCCACCGCGACCGGCAGCACAGATCAAGGCCAGCGATTTTATCCGCACCACCATGTCCACCTTCGGGCTGACGATTACCAATCCTGCGACAATCTTTGGTTTCGCAGCATTATTTGCAGGCGCGGGTCTCGCCGATACCGGCGAAGTCAGCCCGTTCTTTTTGGTTGCAGGGGTGTTTCTTGGGTCGCTGATCTGGTGGTTTGCGCTGTGCGGCGCTGTCGTCTGGCTGAAAAGCCGATTGCCGGACCATTTCACGATCTGGGTTCAACGCGGCTCCGCCGTGCTGCTGATCGGCTTCGGCCTGATTTCTCTCGGCCTTGCCGCCCGGCAATATTGGGGTGGGTGA
- a CDS encoding MFS transporter, with protein sequence MAERQSAPPAGENSGDMARRLRSIFSGSIGNMVEYYDFYVYSAFSLYFAPAFFPNSDPTAQLLNSAGIFAVGFIMRPVGGWFFGVYADSKGRKSALTLSVLLMCFGSLLIAVTPGFATIGYAAPAILMLARMLQGLSLGGEYGTSATYLSEMATKERRGFYSSFQYVTLISGQLCAILVLLLLQKLLLTGEELEAWGWRIPFVIGGALAIIALFLRRNMAETEQFQRASEKVRTNPLRELMKYPRQVFTVIGLTLGGTVAFYTYTTYMQKFLVNTVHLSKDDSTLVSAGALFFYMCLQPLVGLLSDKIGRRPILIAFGVLGTLCTVPLLTTLSTASNALEAFFIIIAALVIVSGYTAINAVVKAELFPTGVRALGVGLPYALTVSIFGGTAEYVALWFKQAGHESWFYWYVSGCIAVSLIVYAVMPDTQKTSHIDREAV encoded by the coding sequence ATGGCAGAGAGACAAAGCGCACCACCAGCGGGCGAAAATAGCGGTGATATGGCGCGTCGACTGCGCTCCATTTTCAGCGGCTCCATCGGCAATATGGTCGAATATTACGATTTTTACGTTTATTCGGCCTTTTCCCTGTATTTCGCGCCCGCTTTTTTTCCCAATAGCGATCCGACTGCGCAATTGCTCAACAGTGCTGGTATCTTTGCCGTCGGCTTTATCATGCGGCCTGTCGGCGGTTGGTTTTTTGGGGTCTATGCCGATAGCAAGGGGCGTAAATCCGCGCTGACGCTTTCGGTCCTGCTGATGTGTTTCGGGTCGCTGCTGATCGCGGTCACGCCGGGCTTTGCGACGATCGGTTATGCCGCCCCCGCCATCCTGATGCTGGCCCGCATGTTGCAGGGCCTCAGCCTTGGCGGAGAATACGGCACCAGCGCCACCTATCTTTCCGAAATGGCGACGAAAGAGCGGCGTGGCTTTTATTCGAGCTTCCAATATGTGACGCTGATCAGCGGACAGCTTTGCGCCATTCTGGTCTTGTTGCTGCTGCAAAAGCTGCTGCTAACGGGTGAGGAGCTGGAGGCCTGGGGCTGGCGCATTCCCTTCGTGATCGGCGGCGCACTGGCGATTATCGCCCTCTTCTTACGCCGCAACATGGCCGAAACCGAACAATTCCAGCGGGCGTCGGAAAAGGTGCGGACCAATCCACTGCGCGAACTGATGAAATATCCACGGCAGGTCTTCACGGTCATTGGCCTGACCCTGGGCGGTACTGTCGCCTTCTACACCTATACGACCTATATGCAGAAATTCCTTGTGAACACCGTGCATCTCAGCAAGGACGATTCGACACTGGTGTCGGCAGGCGCGCTGTTTTTCTACATGTGCCTTCAACCCCTCGTCGGATTGCTGTCCGACAAGATTGGCCGCAGACCGATCTTGATCGCCTTCGGCGTACTCGGCACGCTTTGCACCGTGCCGCTGCTAACCACGCTGAGCACCGCTTCCAATGCGCTGGAAGCCTTTTTCATCATCATCGCGGCGCTGGTGATCGTATCAGGCTATACTGCCATCAACGCAGTGGTGAAGGCGGAACTATTTCCAACCGGGGTTCGGGCGCTGGGTGTTGGCCTGCCCTATGCACTCACCGTGTCGATCTTCGGTGGCACTGCCGAATATGTCGCATTATGGTTCAAGCAGGCTGGCCATGAAAGCTGGTTCTACTGGTATGTGTCGGGATGTATCGCGGTCTCGCTGATCGTCTATGCCGTGATGCCGGATACACAAAAAACCTCCCATATCGACAGAGAAGCAGTGTGA
- the sfsA gene encoding DNA/RNA nuclease SfsA: protein MTFDPPLVAATLVRRYKRFLFDAVLEDGSDITGFCANTGSMRGLTTPGSRIYLSQSDRPGRKYRYGFELIEADGTLVGVNTSLPNRLAHEAIRAGLVSDLLHYPQIRTEQRYGENSRIDLLLSGSGKADCYVEVKNVHFIRETGLAEFPDSVTTRGAKHLTEMAKLVAAGKRAAMLYVIQRQDCDALAICADLDPVYGRAFTAAISQGVEAYAVKCAITPRGIIPACGVPVRLTV, encoded by the coding sequence ATGACTTTCGATCCACCATTGGTCGCGGCCACTTTGGTGCGCCGTTACAAACGCTTTCTCTTCGACGCCGTGTTGGAAGACGGCAGCGACATCACCGGATTTTGCGCCAATACCGGCTCGATGCGCGGATTGACTACGCCCGGTTCGCGTATCTATCTGTCACAAAGCGACAGGCCCGGCCGGAAGTATCGCTATGGGTTTGAGCTGATCGAAGCCGATGGCACTTTGGTCGGTGTCAATACCAGCCTTCCCAACCGTCTGGCTCACGAAGCGATCCGCGCCGGTCTGGTCAGCGATCTCTTACACTATCCGCAGATCCGCACCGAGCAGCGTTATGGCGAGAACTCCCGGATCGACCTTCTGTTGTCGGGTTCCGGCAAAGCGGATTGCTATGTCGAAGTCAAGAACGTCCATTTCATCCGTGAAACAGGACTGGCGGAATTTCCAGATAGCGTCACCACGAGAGGCGCGAAACATTTGACCGAAATGGCCAAGCTGGTGGCGGCAGGCAAGCGGGCGGCGATGCTCTATGTGATCCAGCGGCAGGATTGCGATGCCCTGGCGATCTGTGCCGATCTCGATCCCGTCTATGGCCGGGCCTTCACCGCCGCCATAAGCCAGGGCGTCGAAGCCTATGCGGTGAAATGCGCGATCACACCTAGAGGGATCATTCCGGCATGCGGCGTTCCCGTGCGCCTGACCGTTTAA
- a CDS encoding ATP12 family chaperone protein: MRDIFEGLTPELSDPDPVRRAQIQMKKPLPKRFYKDVTIAAGQDGHAVLLDGKTVKTPARNALVLPTEPLAALVAGEWQGQGEFIDPATMPVTRLVNTALDAVSANTQEVLDDIVRFCGNDMLCYRADAPQELVERQSAKWDPVLGWLADTHGARVLQTSGIIYQPQPSDAIEAFERALQRYRDGVALASLHVMTSLTGSAILALALADGALTLFDAWDLAHLDENWTDEHWGSDMEAEARRAARFVDMQSAYDVLRAARA; encoded by the coding sequence ATGCGTGATATTTTCGAGGGCCTGACGCCTGAATTAAGCGATCCTGATCCGGTACGCCGGGCGCAGATCCAGATGAAAAAGCCCTTGCCGAAGCGCTTCTATAAAGACGTGACCATTGCAGCGGGGCAGGATGGTCATGCGGTGCTTCTGGATGGCAAGACGGTCAAGACACCAGCCCGAAACGCCCTCGTGCTGCCGACAGAGCCTTTGGCTGCGTTGGTTGCTGGCGAATGGCAGGGACAAGGTGAGTTCATCGATCCCGCAACGATGCCGGTTACCCGGCTGGTGAATACGGCGCTTGATGCTGTCAGCGCCAATACGCAAGAGGTACTGGACGATATTGTCCGGTTCTGCGGCAATGACATGCTCTGCTACCGGGCCGATGCGCCTCAGGAACTGGTGGAGCGCCAGAGTGCAAAATGGGACCCGGTTTTAGGCTGGCTTGCCGATACGCATGGCGCACGGGTTCTTCAGACCAGCGGCATCATCTACCAACCCCAGCCATCGGACGCAATCGAGGCATTTGAGCGGGCATTGCAGCGCTATCGCGATGGTGTGGCGCTCGCCAGCCTGCACGTGATGACGTCGCTGACAGGGTCCGCCATTCTGGCGCTGGCGCTGGCCGATGGCGCGCTGACATTGTTCGACGCCTGGGATCTCGCCCATCTGGACGAAAACTGGACGGACGAGCACTGGGGCAGCGATATGGAAGCAGAAGCACGACGCGCGGCCCGTTTCGTAGACATGCAGTCCGCCTATGATGTGCTGAGGGCTGCTCGCGCTTGA
- the radC gene encoding RadC family protein has translation MNKPPRFNVDETASSSFLPEQDESFDYEQDERGFFAEQVQKPKAMKKAPDTSAKQSEHYHGHRERLRLRFKEKGDEALADYEVLELLLFRLIPRRDTKPIAKALLDRFGSLAGVFGAKHTLLQEVKGVGEAVALDLKLISSAAQRMLKSELKGKQILSSWSSVIDYCHAAMAYETTEQFRILFLDKRNTLIADEVQGRGTVDHTPVYPREVVKRALELSATAIILVHNHPSGDPTPSRADIEMTKTIIDTAKPLGITVHDHVIIGKQGHASLKGLRLI, from the coding sequence ATGAACAAGCCTCCGCGCTTTAACGTCGACGAAACCGCCTCCTCGTCCTTCCTGCCGGAACAGGACGAGAGCTTCGATTACGAGCAGGACGAGCGCGGCTTTTTCGCCGAACAGGTCCAGAAGCCGAAGGCGATGAAAAAGGCGCCGGACACCAGTGCCAAGCAGTCTGAACATTACCATGGCCACCGGGAGCGATTGCGCCTGCGGTTCAAGGAAAAGGGCGATGAGGCGCTAGCCGATTACGAAGTGCTGGAACTGCTGTTGTTCCGGCTGATCCCACGGCGTGACACCAAACCGATTGCCAAGGCTCTGCTGGACCGGTTTGGCAGCCTTGCGGGCGTATTTGGCGCAAAACACACCCTGCTTCAGGAAGTGAAAGGCGTCGGCGAGGCCGTGGCGCTTGATCTGAAGCTGATTTCATCGGCGGCGCAGCGGATGCTGAAAAGCGAGTTGAAGGGCAAACAGATCCTATCCTCCTGGTCGAGCGTGATCGATTATTGCCACGCCGCCATGGCCTATGAAACCACTGAACAGTTCCGCATCCTGTTTCTCGACAAGCGCAATACGCTGATCGCCGATGAAGTGCAGGGCCGTGGCACGGTTGACCACACGCCCGTCTATCCGCGGGAAGTGGTCAAACGCGCGCTCGAATTATCCGCCACGGCCATTATCCTTGTGCATAACCATCCAAGTGGTGATCCGACACCATCCCGCGCCGATATTGAGATGACCAAAACCATTATCGACACGGCCAAACCTCTCGGCATCACCGTGCATGACCATGTGATCATCGGCAAACAGGGCCATGCCAGCCTGAAAGGCCTGCGGCTGATCTGA